Proteins from a genomic interval of Maniola hyperantus chromosome 1, iAphHyp1.2, whole genome shotgun sequence:
- the Eogt gene encoding EGF domain-specific O-linked N-acetylglucosamine transferase, which produces MLLFVIISFVTYISDVMLINLTELNIPPEHIPYILNSFPILAESCVANSECPYKSVVGTNVCWGYEANCNKNNSYHVRPRCPGDHRGWVKTKEAQYDTFYTQADFGYIKEQIQELMVMCKASYPSDSSLECSKYLRFCRGRNLMLNFTSLTGRGDNLRYKMDILGPGQIGGHCHLYSERLKQESEHMSALQSWAPEMVNFVKTLQRPISDGMCDITIDKPTYIMKLDATVNMYHHFCDFFNLYASLHVNSTHPSTFSRDNHILIWETFTYESAFQDAFKAFTKNAIWDLKKFRGKVVCFKNVVFPLLPRMIFGLYYNTPLIYGCERSGLFHAFYKHLLHSLNVKLHLRSNDKVRVTLLSRGTTYRSILNEQAIVEALLKVKGYHVQRVMYDRTVPFTEQLEITHNTDIFIGMHGAGLTHLLFLPDWAAVFEVYHCEDPNCYSDLARLRGLKYVTWEDKTKLTQQDQGHGPGGVSHSKFTNYSFDVEEFLRLVEICAAYVRNRQDFKNFVEASTLKQYHEEL; this is translated from the exons ATGTTGTTATTTGTTATAATAAGTTTTGTAACATACATAAGTGATGTGATGTTAATCAACCTGACTGAATTAAACATACCACCGGAGCATATTCCTTACATTCTGAATTCGTTCCCTATCTTAGCCGAATCGTGTGTAGCTAATTCGGAATGCCCTTATAAGAGTGTCGTTGGTACAAATGTTTGTTGGGGCTATGAAGCtaactgtaataaaaataattcatatCATGTAAGACCTCGATGCCCGGGAGATCACAGAGGCTGGGTAAAAACGAAAGAAGCACAATATGATACCTTTTATACTCAAGCTGATTTTG GTTACATAAAGGAACAGATACAGGAATTGATGGTTATGTGCAAAGCATCATATCCTAGTGATAGTTCTCTAGAATGTTCAAAGTATCTGAG ATTTTGTAGAGGTCGGAACTTAATGCTCAATTTTACTAGTCTTACAGGCAGAGGTGATAATCTTAGATATAAAATGGATATTCTTGGTCCTGGTCAAATAG GGGGCCACTGCCATTTATACTCTGAAAGATTAAAACAAGAGTCAGAACACATGAGTGCTTTACAGTCTTGGGCACCAGAGATGgttaattttgttaaaacatTGCAAAGACCCATTTCAGATGGAATGTGTGATATTACTATTGATAAGCCAACATATATTATGAAATTAGATGCCA CTGTAAATATGTACCATCATTTCTGTGATTTCTTCAATTTATACGCCTCACTTCATGTAAACTCTACACATCCATCTACATTCAGTAGAGATAATCATATTCTTATTTGGGAGACTTTTACCTATGAATCCGCATTCCAAGATGCTTTTAAAGCATTTACCAAGAATGCTATTTGGGATTTAAAAAAGTTCAGAGGTAAAGTGGTGTGTTTCAAAAATGTGGTGTTTCCACTTCTGCCTCGCATGATATTTGGGCTATACTACAACACACCTCTG ATATATGGGTGTGAAAGAAGTGGTCTCTTCCATGCGTTTTACAAACATTTGCTCCATTCTTTAAACGTTAAACTACATCTGCGGAGTAATGATAAAGTAAGAGTGACATTGCTTTCGAGAGGGACCACATATCGCAGCATATTGAATGAGCAGGCGATTGTTGAAGCTTTATTAAAAGTCAAAGGCTATCATGTGCAAAGAGTGATGTATGACAGAACAGTGCCATTCACGGAGCAGTTGGAAATTACGCACAATACTGATATTTTCATTGGCATGCATGGTGCTGGCTTGACACATTTATTGTTCTTACCTGACTGGGCAGCCGTTTTTGAAGT ataTCACTGTGAGGACCCCAACTGCTACTCCGACCTAGCCCGACTTCGGGGACTTAAATATGTCACATGGGAAGATAAAACCAAATTAACACAACAAGACCAG GGACATGGGCCTGGTGGTGTTTCACATTCGAAATTTACAAATTACTCCTTTGACGTGGAAGAGTTTTTACGCTTAGTGGAAATATGCGCTGCTTATGTGCGCAATCGGCAGGATTTTAAGAATTTCGTTGAAGCATCTACATTGAAACAATATCACGAGGAACTTTAA